The Salinibaculum sp. SYNS191 genome has a window encoding:
- the rpl18a gene encoding 50S ribosomal protein L18Ae, translating to MSKFTVSGRWQARDGWQTFEKEIEAENEDVAREHTYAEFGSKHGLKRTQVEIEEVGA from the coding sequence ATGAGTAAATTCACGGTCAGCGGTCGGTGGCAAGCCCGCGACGGCTGGCAGACCTTCGAGAAGGAGATCGAAGCCGAGAACGAGGACGTGGCACGGGAGCACACCTACGCCGAGTTCGGCTCGAAGCACGGCCTGAAGCGCACGCAGGTCGAAATCGAGGAGGTCGGAGCATGA
- a CDS encoding Coenzyme F420 hydrogenase/dehydrogenase, beta subunit C-terminal domain encodes MATDEEPELVEDAPGLAADPAVGEQPAETETSEPLPGVPESGSDGTSVPPISQGSRDRTTEQTESIPDGERAGEPASDGGVPVADDGCSDGQCTCGSAGRAVADGAGAEAVGETPTNVTEDGELRDLEFTEPEEGVSQPLPGEGRDDAERPDERVGVPEGVDLDTPTYSIRSEMNDIETPDEKTWFMELDEAVIDDGRCIQCGTCVAACPSDSIGIGDDGLPELVKMCTGCSLCWDFCPRGGMRYERQWVITGGEDNVKGAGDPITEFSARVEEDWREGSQDGGVVTGVLAHLLDAGEIDGALIATESDEDPWKAEGFIATSVEELVENTGTIYNQTMALGHLDFSKWEDKFEKDWEDISLALVGTPCEIEGIRALQDFDWEYGSQEEGVRAIEYTIALMCTKNFNYKSLIGEELQEKRDIDIDEVGKMDVLHGKLMVDDRAGNRILEEDIENFHDAALKGCNECADFTGFCADLTVGSVGSSDEYSSVIVRTEQGLKAWNLTKADLDYHDLEDKSAVGKLQGWDKKKAFESLERPFDPDAPRFIDYEDHAENYGTVLNPHDADH; translated from the coding sequence ATGGCGACTGACGAGGAACCCGAACTGGTCGAGGACGCACCCGGACTGGCCGCCGACCCCGCAGTCGGCGAACAGCCTGCCGAGACGGAGACATCGGAGCCACTCCCGGGCGTCCCCGAGTCGGGAAGCGACGGGACGAGCGTCCCGCCGATTTCGCAGGGGAGCAGGGACAGGACGACCGAGCAGACGGAGTCCATTCCCGACGGCGAGCGCGCCGGCGAACCGGCCTCGGACGGCGGCGTCCCCGTCGCCGACGACGGGTGCAGCGACGGACAGTGCACCTGCGGGAGCGCGGGGCGAGCCGTCGCGGACGGTGCCGGCGCGGAGGCAGTCGGCGAGACACCGACCAACGTCACCGAGGACGGCGAACTGCGGGACCTGGAGTTCACCGAACCCGAGGAAGGCGTCAGCCAGCCGTTGCCCGGCGAGGGCCGCGACGACGCCGAGCGACCGGACGAGCGCGTCGGCGTCCCGGAGGGCGTCGACCTGGACACGCCGACGTACTCCATCCGGTCGGAGATGAACGACATCGAGACGCCCGACGAGAAGACGTGGTTCATGGAACTGGACGAGGCGGTCATCGACGACGGCCGCTGTATCCAGTGTGGGACCTGTGTCGCCGCCTGCCCGTCGGACTCCATCGGCATCGGCGACGACGGCCTGCCGGAACTCGTCAAGATGTGCACCGGCTGTTCGCTGTGCTGGGACTTCTGTCCCCGCGGCGGGATGCGCTACGAGCGCCAGTGGGTCATCACCGGCGGCGAGGACAACGTCAAGGGTGCCGGCGACCCCATCACGGAGTTCTCCGCCCGCGTCGAGGAGGACTGGCGCGAGGGCTCCCAGGACGGCGGCGTCGTGACCGGCGTGCTGGCCCACTTGCTCGACGCCGGCGAGATAGACGGCGCGCTCATCGCAACCGAGTCCGACGAGGACCCCTGGAAGGCCGAGGGCTTCATCGCCACCTCCGTCGAGGAACTCGTCGAGAACACGGGCACCATCTACAACCAGACGATGGCGCTTGGCCACCTCGACTTCTCGAAGTGGGAGGACAAATTCGAGAAGGACTGGGAGGACATCTCTCTTGCCCTCGTGGGAACCCCGTGTGAGATCGAGGGTATCCGTGCCTTACAGGATTTCGACTGGGAGTACGGCTCCCAGGAGGAGGGGGTGCGTGCCATCGAGTATACCATCGCACTGATGTGTACGAAGAACTTCAACTACAAGTCGCTCATCGGCGAGGAACTGCAGGAAAAGCGAGACATCGACATCGACGAGGTGGGCAAGATGGACGTGCTCCACGGCAAGCTGATGGTCGACGACAGGGCGGGCAACCGCATCCTGGAGGAGGACATCGAGAACTTCCACGACGCGGCGCTGAAGGGCTGTAACGAGTGTGCGGACTTCACTGGGTTCTGTGCAGACCTCACTGTCGGGTCGGTCGGTTCCTCCGACGAGTACTCCTCAGTCATCGTCCGGACCGAGCAGGGACTGAAGGCGTGGAATCTCACGAAGGCAGACCTCGATTACCACGACCTGGAGGACAAATCAGCCGTCGGGAAACTTCAGGGATGGGATAAGAAGAAGGCGTTCGAATCACTCGAACGGCCGTTCGACCCCGACGCCCCCCGGTTCATCGACTACGAGGACCACGCCGAGAACTACGGCACGGTCCTGAACCCCCACGACGCTGACCACTGA
- a CDS encoding 50S ribosomal protein L31e: MSAGDFEERVVTVPLRDAKQSSNTQAADVAMRLVREHLARHFSVEEDAVRLDPSVNEAIWSHGRTNPPSKLRVRAARFEEEGESIVEAEPAE, from the coding sequence ATGAGCGCCGGAGACTTCGAGGAGCGGGTCGTCACCGTTCCGCTGCGCGACGCCAAGCAGTCCTCGAACACGCAGGCCGCCGATGTCGCAATGCGACTCGTCCGGGAGCACCTCGCACGGCACTTCTCGGTCGAAGAGGACGCAGTCCGCCTGGACCCCTCCGTCAACGAGGCCATCTGGTCACACGGCCGCACCAACCCACCGAGCAAGCTTCGCGTGCGGGCAGCCCGCTTCGAGGAAGAGGGCGAGAGCATCGTCGAAGCAGAGCCGGCCGAGTAA
- a CDS encoding twin-arginine translocation signal domain-containing protein gives MDRRSFLSAAAGVVAATSGCIGDGRVVLDRQKSVTIQPGMGWWAKLPDVGGNGALSFTVRAEQPFDVYYFTGADSFGHYETYVTGGDPPRMPPGHRTLSQAAVERDGEFGVQVPRDGGRESIDTEGEHYFAVDHSNYGAGVPVEQYGDPLQAFVDLKVIEEQSPL, from the coding sequence ATGGACCGTCGGTCGTTCCTGTCGGCAGCCGCCGGTGTCGTGGCGGCGACGAGTGGCTGTATCGGCGATGGACGGGTGGTACTCGACCGTCAGAAGTCGGTCACCATCCAGCCGGGGATGGGGTGGTGGGCGAAACTCCCCGACGTCGGCGGCAACGGTGCCCTCTCCTTCACCGTCCGCGCCGAACAGCCCTTCGACGTCTACTACTTCACCGGTGCGGACTCGTTCGGGCACTACGAGACGTACGTGACAGGGGGCGACCCCCCACGGATGCCCCCGGGACACCGGACGCTCAGCCAGGCGGCCGTCGAGCGCGACGGCGAGTTCGGCGTCCAGGTCCCCCGCGACGGCGGGCGAGAGAGCATCGACACGGAGGGCGAGCACTACTTCGCCGTCGACCACTCCAACTACGGCGCGGGCGTCCCCGTCGAGCAGTACGGCGACCCGCTGCAGGCCTTCGTCGATCTGAAGGTCATCGAGGAGCAGTCGCCGCTCTGA
- the thpR gene encoding RNA 2',3'-cyclic phosphodiesterase, producing the protein MSKRLFVSVDLDGLAEEVAAVQELLADASGLNVTDPAQAHVTMKFLGDTDPDRVPELVEELEAAVADSGVDPFTAKFGGLGVFPSLDYISVVWLGVREGSAELTRLHEAIEERTVAMGFDAEDHDFTPHATLARMQHAGGKELVQDVVGNRDPTVGTLRVEEIRLTESTLTDDGPVYSTLHAVPL; encoded by the coding sequence ATGAGCAAACGGCTGTTCGTCAGCGTCGACCTCGACGGCCTCGCCGAGGAGGTCGCGGCCGTCCAGGAGCTCCTCGCGGACGCCAGCGGACTGAACGTCACCGACCCGGCACAGGCTCACGTCACGATGAAGTTCCTCGGCGACACCGACCCCGACCGCGTGCCGGAACTGGTCGAAGAACTCGAAGCCGCCGTCGCCGACAGCGGCGTCGACCCGTTCACCGCCAAGTTCGGCGGCCTCGGCGTCTTCCCCAGCCTGGACTACATCAGCGTGGTCTGGCTTGGCGTCCGCGAGGGCAGCGCGGAGTTGACCCGCCTGCACGAGGCCATCGAGGAGCGGACAGTTGCGATGGGCTTCGACGCGGAGGACCACGACTTCACGCCCCACGCCACGCTGGCGCGGATGCAACACGCCGGCGGGAAGGAACTCGTCCAGGACGTGGTGGGGAACCGCGACCCTACCGTCGGGACGCTGCGCGTCGAGGAGATCCGGCTCACCGAGAGCACCCTGACCGACGACGGACCGGTCTACTCGACGCTGCACGCCGTCCCCCTGTGA
- a CDS encoding translation initiation factor IF-6, translating to MLRAAFSGSSYVGVFARATDGCLLVRPDIDESVRDACGEELDVPVVPTNVGGSGTVGALAVGNSHGLLVSARITDRERERIGRVVDVPITELPGRINAAGNVVLANDTGAYVHPDLPRKAVQAVEDGLDVPVERGDLAGVQTVGTAAVATNRGVLCHPKSTDAELDRLEEILGVPADIGTINYGAPLVGSGLIANDTGYIVGDETSGPELGRIDSALGYA from the coding sequence TTGCTTCGCGCGGCCTTCTCCGGTTCGTCCTACGTCGGGGTGTTCGCACGGGCGACCGACGGGTGTCTGCTCGTCCGCCCCGACATCGACGAATCGGTCCGCGACGCCTGCGGCGAAGAGCTCGACGTACCGGTCGTCCCCACGAACGTCGGCGGCTCCGGCACCGTCGGTGCGCTGGCCGTCGGCAACAGCCACGGCCTCCTCGTGAGCGCACGCATCACCGACCGCGAGCGCGAGCGCATCGGGCGCGTCGTGGACGTCCCCATCACCGAACTCCCGGGGCGCATCAACGCCGCCGGGAACGTCGTGCTCGCCAACGACACCGGCGCGTACGTCCACCCGGACCTGCCCCGAAAGGCCGTCCAGGCCGTCGAGGACGGCCTCGACGTGCCGGTCGAACGCGGCGACCTCGCCGGCGTCCAGACCGTCGGGACTGCAGCCGTCGCGACCAACAGGGGCGTGCTCTGTCACCCCAAATCCACCGACGCGGAACTCGACCGACTCGAAGAGATTCTGGGGGTCCCGGCCGACATCGGGACCATCAACTACGGCGCACCGCTGGTCGGGTCGGGCCTCATCGCCAACGACACCGGCTACATCGTCGGCGATGAAACCAGCGGCCCCGAACTGGGCCGCATCGACTCCGCGCTCGGCTACGCCTAG
- a CDS encoding nitrite/sulfite reductase, whose product MNTVEEWKQEKHPLEMIELVEEFAEEGLSFDEIEEREGEGVWERMKWTGMYTHGVQRGYIMMRTKVPGGYLTPEQAEVIGDVATEYATAPEEYGGEEQNELWGDAYLDITTRQDIQKHWIEIEDVPEIWDRYDEVGLTTIGGCGDGARNVLGCPAAGLDDHECFDAQPVIDAVSDFFTNNREYGNLPRKFKMTISGCKHDCGQSQINDIGLTPAKKELDGSWKYGFHAKVGGGLSDGPRMASPLDVFIPPEDAVEFCRAVAQTFKELGDRNNRGVCRMRYLVEQMGAEKFEEAVRDRTRIDFPTRGVDLTEGYTGDHVGVHDMREDGLTYVGFNVITGRMGGDEFAEAARAARKYGTEDASIRLATDQNFLITHIPEENVDDLLAEDFAADYQPDPGPFSRGAVGCTGSEFCNYGIIETKNRVKRWARELDDRIDTPDDLDVVRMHMSGCSASCAQPQIADIGFRGETVQVDDEGNSEVRSTSDSASSAEQGSADSRAATPHDDGDEPRAEDIPDDAEASDYENLVEGMDFGLGGALGTDNEFLDWVESAVPAHAVIPALEQLFDAYADERAEGERFYEWCRRVDNSRLRTLMQQADANVSGGVAHGD is encoded by the coding sequence ATGAATACAGTCGAAGAATGGAAACAGGAGAAACACCCGCTGGAGATGATCGAGCTGGTGGAGGAGTTCGCGGAGGAAGGACTCTCGTTCGACGAGATAGAGGAACGCGAAGGCGAGGGCGTCTGGGAGCGCATGAAGTGGACCGGTATGTACACCCACGGCGTCCAGCGCGGCTACATCATGATGCGCACGAAGGTGCCGGGCGGGTATCTGACGCCCGAGCAGGCCGAGGTCATCGGTGACGTCGCCACGGAGTACGCCACCGCGCCCGAGGAGTACGGCGGCGAGGAGCAGAACGAACTGTGGGGCGACGCGTACCTCGACATCACGACCCGCCAGGACATCCAGAAACACTGGATCGAGATCGAGGACGTCCCCGAAATCTGGGACCGCTACGACGAGGTCGGCCTGACGACAATCGGCGGCTGTGGCGACGGCGCGCGCAACGTGCTCGGCTGCCCCGCCGCCGGCCTCGACGACCACGAGTGCTTCGACGCGCAGCCGGTCATCGACGCCGTCTCCGACTTCTTCACGAACAACCGCGAGTACGGCAACCTCCCGCGGAAGTTCAAGATGACTATCAGCGGCTGCAAGCACGACTGTGGCCAGTCCCAGATCAACGACATCGGGCTGACGCCCGCGAAGAAGGAACTGGACGGAAGCTGGAAGTACGGCTTCCACGCGAAGGTCGGCGGCGGCCTCTCCGACGGCCCGCGGATGGCCTCGCCGCTGGACGTCTTCATCCCACCGGAGGACGCCGTGGAGTTCTGCCGCGCCGTCGCCCAGACGTTCAAGGAACTGGGCGACCGCAACAACCGCGGCGTCTGCCGGATGCGCTACCTCGTCGAACAGATGGGGGCCGAGAAGTTCGAGGAGGCCGTCCGCGACCGGACCCGCATCGACTTCCCGACCCGCGGCGTCGACCTCACCGAGGGGTACACCGGCGACCACGTCGGCGTCCACGACATGAGAGAGGACGGCCTGACGTACGTCGGCTTCAACGTCATCACGGGCCGGATGGGCGGCGACGAGTTCGCCGAGGCGGCCCGCGCAGCGCGTAAGTACGGCACCGAGGACGCGAGCATCCGGCTTGCGACCGACCAGAACTTCCTGATCACCCACATTCCCGAGGAGAACGTCGACGACCTGCTCGCCGAGGACTTCGCCGCGGACTACCAGCCCGACCCCGGCCCGTTCTCGCGGGGCGCGGTCGGCTGCACCGGGTCGGAGTTTTGCAACTACGGCATCATCGAGACGAAAAACCGCGTCAAGCGGTGGGCGCGCGAACTCGACGACCGCATCGACACCCCCGACGACCTGGACGTGGTGCGGATGCACATGTCCGGCTGCTCGGCCTCGTGCGCCCAGCCCCAGATTGCCGACATCGGCTTCCGCGGCGAGACGGTGCAAGTGGACGACGAGGGGAACAGCGAGGTGCGGAGCACCTCGGATAGCGCGAGTAGCGCGGAGCAAGGCTCCGCGGACAGTCGAGCGGCGACGCCGCACGACGACGGCGACGAGCCGCGAGCGGAGGACATCCCCGACGATGCCGAGGCGAGCGACTACGAGAACCTCGTCGAGGGCATGGACTTCGGGCTCGGCGGCGCGCTGGGCACCGACAACGAGTTCCTCGACTGGGTGGAGAGCGCCGTCCCCGCTCACGCCGTGATTCCGGCGCTGGAACAACTGTTCGACGCCTACGCCGACGAACGCGCGGAGGGCGAGCGGTTCTACGAGTGGTGCCGCCGCGTCGACAACAGCCGGCTCCGGACGCTGATGCAACAGGCCGACGCCAACGTCTCCGGGGGTGTCGCCCATGGCGACTGA
- a CDS encoding 50S ribosomal protein L39e codes for MGKKSKAKKKRLGKLERQNSRVPAWVILKTDRDVQRNPKRRQWRRSDTDE; via the coding sequence ATGGGTAAGAAATCGAAGGCCAAGAAGAAGCGGCTGGGCAAACTGGAGCGACAGAACAGCCGCGTGCCGGCGTGGGTCATCCTCAAGACCGACCGGGACGTGCAGCGAAACCCCAAGCGCCGACAGTGGCGCCGGAGTGACACGGACGAATGA
- the ftsY gene encoding signal recognition particle-docking protein FtsY, with translation MFDGLKDKLNSFTSDVEEDADVEEAEAEDVEAEDVDEAADEATPGDKRPEATATAEASAPDATAEPVADEPEAVEAEEVEAEEVEPEKVDPETVDASEADVDSAETAEQAEPAGESAADEAATDDETEDDEEDRSLTERAKLFATGKTVIDEDDLQSHLDDLEFALLGSDVEMSVTHEILDGVEENLVGETRRRLSSTGSMVQDALREALYDVISVGQFDFEERIAAGDKPVTIIFTGVNGVGKTTSIAKLSQYLEDRGYSSVLANGDTYRAGANEQLEQHADNLGTKIISHEQGSDPAAVIYDAVEYAEANDVDVVLGDTAGRLHTSDGLMDQLSKIDRVIDPDMTLFVDEAVAGQDAVNRAREFNDAAAIDGTILTKADADQQGGAAISIAHVTGKPILFLGTGQDYDDLERFDPERIVDALLGEE, from the coding sequence ATGTTCGACGGACTGAAGGACAAGCTCAACAGCTTCACCAGCGACGTCGAAGAAGACGCCGACGTCGAGGAGGCCGAAGCCGAAGACGTCGAAGCCGAAGACGTCGACGAAGCTGCAGACGAAGCGACTCCCGGAGACAAACGACCGGAAGCGACCGCCACGGCAGAGGCGTCTGCACCGGACGCGACGGCCGAACCCGTCGCGGACGAACCCGAGGCGGTCGAAGCCGAGGAGGTCGAAGCCGAGGAGGTCGAACCCGAGAAGGTCGACCCCGAGACGGTGGACGCGTCGGAAGCCGACGTGGACAGTGCTGAGACCGCCGAGCAGGCCGAACCGGCGGGAGAGAGCGCGGCCGACGAGGCAGCCACAGACGACGAGACCGAGGACGACGAGGAGGACCGGAGCCTGACCGAGCGCGCGAAACTGTTCGCGACAGGCAAGACGGTCATCGACGAGGACGACCTCCAGTCACACCTCGACGACCTGGAGTTCGCGTTGCTGGGCAGCGACGTGGAGATGAGTGTCACCCACGAGATTCTCGACGGCGTGGAGGAGAACCTCGTCGGGGAGACCCGCCGGCGGCTGTCGAGTACGGGCAGCATGGTGCAGGACGCGCTCCGGGAGGCGCTGTACGACGTCATCAGCGTCGGGCAGTTCGACTTCGAGGAGCGCATCGCCGCGGGCGACAAGCCCGTCACCATCATCTTCACCGGCGTCAACGGCGTCGGGAAGACGACGAGCATCGCCAAGCTCTCGCAGTACCTCGAAGACCGGGGCTACTCGTCGGTGCTGGCAAACGGCGACACCTACCGCGCCGGCGCGAACGAACAGCTCGAACAGCACGCCGACAACCTCGGCACGAAGATTATCTCCCACGAGCAGGGCTCGGACCCGGCGGCAGTCATCTACGACGCCGTCGAGTACGCCGAGGCCAACGACGTGGACGTGGTGCTGGGCGACACCGCCGGGCGGTTGCACACCAGCGACGGCCTGATGGACCAGCTCTCGAAAATCGACCGCGTCATCGACCCTGACATGACCCTGTTCGTCGACGAGGCCGTCGCGGGACAGGACGCCGTCAACCGCGCGCGGGAGTTCAACGACGCCGCCGCCATCGACGGTACCATCCTGACGAAGGCCGACGCCGACCAGCAGGGCGGCGCGGCCATCTCCATCGCACACGTCACCGGCAAGCCGATTCTGTTCCTCGGCACCGGCCAGGACTACGACGACCTCGAACGGTTCGACCCGGAGCGCATCGTCGACGCGCTCCTGGGCGAAGAGTAG
- a CDS encoding helix-turn-helix transcriptional regulator → MAESDPLSEIEFLARSPNRIEVLAALAEGPHTRRELAAAVDVSQPTLGRILRDLSERKWVEKGDGDDYRATATGRLVATGMTDLRDRLATETELREVIEWLPTESIDVDLTRFSGATITTPTQTRPNAPIQRMLELLRETDHALLLSHAFNEQKLRLIHDRTVDGDLTTRGVFGEEAIDAIAATPELRDVLADILAAEDAEIRVSADEIPVAVEVTDDRTHLLLRNDEGIVRASLDTADPAVREWAERIHERYWQGGRPVTTADLDG, encoded by the coding sequence ATGGCCGAGTCGGACCCCCTGTCGGAGATAGAGTTTCTCGCGCGGTCGCCGAACCGCATCGAGGTGCTTGCGGCCCTCGCCGAAGGACCCCACACCCGACGGGAACTGGCGGCAGCGGTAGACGTCTCCCAGCCGACGCTGGGTCGGATTCTGCGCGACCTCTCCGAGCGGAAGTGGGTCGAGAAGGGCGACGGCGACGACTACCGGGCGACGGCGACCGGCCGGCTGGTCGCGACGGGCATGACCGACCTCCGGGACCGGCTGGCGACCGAGACGGAGCTTCGCGAGGTCATCGAGTGGCTCCCGACCGAGTCGATAGACGTCGACCTCACCCGCTTCAGCGGGGCGACCATCACGACGCCGACGCAGACGCGGCCGAACGCGCCCATCCAGCGGATGCTCGAACTCCTGCGCGAGACCGACCACGCACTGCTACTCTCGCACGCGTTCAACGAACAGAAGCTCCGGCTCATCCACGACCGGACCGTCGACGGCGACCTGACGACGCGTGGCGTCTTCGGCGAGGAGGCCATCGACGCGATCGCGGCTACGCCGGAACTCCGGGACGTGCTCGCGGACATCCTCGCCGCGGAGGACGCCGAGATACGCGTCTCCGCCGACGAGATACCGGTGGCCGTGGAGGTCACCGACGACCGGACGCACCTCCTCCTTCGCAACGACGAGGGCATCGTCCGGGCGTCGCTGGACACGGCCGACCCCGCGGTCAGGGAGTGGGCCGAGCGCATCCACGAGCGGTACTGGCAGGGTGGCCGGCCGGTGACGACGGCCGACCTCGACGGCTGA
- a CDS encoding AEC family transporter, translated as MGLTTAFTSAVGPILGIAVVGYLLAMLTDLDVEPLNTAGLYVLLPALAFHSIVTTTLGGGAVAKLALGVVAYAVVMIAVAWGVGKLVGESGALLGALMLAAAFPNSGFVGIPLSEFAFGSVGRTTAVLYLTVQSLVVYTLGVYIASSGADRGFTDALVEIFRLPLIYAVMAGVAIRALGVAPGADSALMETAGLVGNASIPVMLLVLGIQLHETDVTAVTRSVAPAALKIAAAPVIAIAIALALGFADPTVAKVFVLESAAPAAVTPLALTIEYAEDVTPGEISAPEYLSTTIFVTTIASIGALTVLVAALQAGFVL; from the coding sequence ATGGGACTGACGACAGCATTCACGTCGGCCGTGGGGCCGATTCTCGGTATCGCGGTCGTGGGCTACCTGCTCGCGATGCTGACCGACCTCGACGTCGAGCCGCTGAACACTGCCGGGCTGTACGTCCTGCTGCCGGCGCTTGCCTTCCACAGCATCGTCACGACGACGCTGGGCGGCGGCGCGGTGGCGAAACTCGCCCTCGGCGTCGTCGCCTACGCCGTCGTGATGATCGCCGTCGCGTGGGGCGTCGGCAAACTCGTCGGCGAGTCCGGCGCGCTGCTGGGCGCGCTGATGCTGGCCGCGGCCTTCCCGAACTCCGGGTTCGTCGGCATCCCGCTGTCGGAGTTCGCCTTCGGGTCGGTCGGCCGGACCACCGCAGTCCTGTACCTGACCGTCCAGAGCCTGGTCGTCTACACGCTGGGCGTCTACATCGCCTCCAGCGGTGCCGACCGCGGCTTCACGGACGCCCTCGTCGAAATCTTCCGGCTGCCGCTCATCTACGCGGTCATGGCCGGCGTCGCCATCCGCGCCCTGGGCGTCGCGCCCGGTGCCGACTCGGCACTCATGGAGACCGCGGGCCTCGTCGGCAACGCCTCGATTCCGGTCATGCTGCTCGTGCTGGGCATCCAGCTCCACGAGACCGACGTGACCGCCGTCACGCGGTCGGTCGCCCCCGCCGCGCTGAAGATTGCGGCCGCGCCCGTCATCGCCATCGCAATCGCGCTGGCGCTTGGCTTCGCCGACCCCACGGTCGCGAAGGTGTTCGTCCTCGAATCGGCCGCGCCCGCAGCGGTCACGCCGCTGGCGCTGACTATCGAGTACGCCGAGGACGTCACGCCCGGCGAGATATCTGCCCCGGAGTACCTCAGCACGACCATCTTCGTCACCACCATCGCGAGCATCGGCGCGCTGACGGTGCTGGTCGCAGCGCTGCAGGCCGGCTTCGTCCTCTAA
- a CDS encoding ZIP family metal transporter codes for MVALDNLALVFVAGLLTALATGVGALPFFVFDDISTRWNVVLWGLASGIMVSASLFGLVLEGLAVVDGTWVDAAVAIGPGVVAGVLLVVVGHEVLEGAEVDPRQYEEADFKKLVLVLGILTVHSFPEGVAVGVSFAELGLQNVPAADTLVVGGLTLPILAVFMTIAISIHNVPEGVAISIPLRSMGVSEWRMVWWAVFSSLPQPIGAVIAYYFVTLAKQFLPFGFGFAAGAMVYLVLTEFIPEALDDGQGLPRNGRPELAAGLVTGLLVMIPLAFV; via the coding sequence ATGGTCGCGCTGGACAACCTCGCTCTCGTCTTCGTCGCCGGACTCCTGACGGCGCTGGCGACGGGCGTCGGTGCCCTCCCCTTCTTCGTCTTCGACGACATCAGCACCCGCTGGAATGTCGTCCTCTGGGGGCTGGCGTCGGGCATCATGGTGTCGGCGTCGCTGTTCGGACTCGTGCTCGAAGGGCTCGCCGTCGTCGACGGGACGTGGGTCGACGCCGCCGTCGCCATCGGTCCCGGCGTCGTCGCGGGCGTCCTCCTCGTCGTCGTCGGACACGAGGTGCTGGAGGGGGCGGAGGTGGACCCCAGACAGTACGAGGAGGCCGACTTCAAGAAACTCGTGCTCGTCCTCGGTATCCTGACCGTCCACAGCTTCCCGGAGGGCGTCGCGGTGGGCGTCTCCTTCGCGGAACTGGGCCTCCAGAACGTGCCCGCCGCCGACACGCTCGTGGTGGGCGGGCTGACGCTGCCGATTCTGGCCGTCTTCATGACCATCGCCATCTCCATCCACAACGTCCCGGAGGGCGTCGCCATCTCGATTCCGCTCCGGTCGATGGGCGTCAGCGAGTGGCGGATGGTCTGGTGGGCGGTGTTCTCCAGTCTCCCCCAGCCCATCGGGGCGGTCATCGCCTACTACTTCGTCACGCTGGCCAAGCAGTTCCTGCCCTTCGGGTTCGGATTCGCGGCCGGGGCGATGGTGTACCTCGTCCTGACGGAGTTCATCCCCGAGGCGCTGGACGACGGACAGGGCCTCCCCCGGAACGGCCGGCCGGAACTGGCTGCGGGGCTGGTCACCGGACTCCTCGTGATGATCCCGCTCGCGTTCGTCTAG
- the pfdA gene encoding prefoldin subunit alpha: MSMGGGNPQLQELAQQLEEIEEQQEALEGEIERLQDEKQEINEAIDAIEGLESGSTVQVPVGGDAYVRAEIADIDEVVVSLGGGYAAERDQDGSIETLETKQETLDDRIEDIRSDIAELETESEKLEERAQEMQAQQLQQMQQQQQQDE, encoded by the coding sequence ATGAGCATGGGCGGTGGGAATCCCCAGCTGCAGGAGCTCGCACAGCAACTCGAAGAGATCGAAGAGCAGCAGGAAGCCCTCGAAGGCGAAATCGAGCGGCTGCAGGACGAGAAACAGGAGATCAACGAGGCCATCGACGCCATCGAGGGCCTCGAATCTGGCTCGACGGTGCAGGTGCCGGTCGGCGGCGACGCCTACGTCCGCGCCGAAATCGCCGACATCGACGAGGTCGTCGTGAGCCTCGGCGGCGGCTACGCCGCGGAGCGCGACCAGGACGGGTCCATCGAGACCCTGGAGACCAAGCAGGAGACGCTCGACGACCGCATCGAGGACATCCGGTCGGACATCGCCGAACTGGAGACCGAGAGCGAGAAGCTGGAGGAACGCGCCCAGGAGATGCAGGCCCAGCAGCTCCAGCAGATGCAGCAACAGCAGCAACAAGACGAGTAG